The following proteins are co-located in the Primulina tabacum isolate GXHZ01 chromosome 11, ASM2559414v2, whole genome shotgun sequence genome:
- the LOC142518118 gene encoding uncharacterized protein LOC142518118: MADVRSVGVVGGGQMGSGIAQLAAVNGLEVWLHDSDAGVITRAHQTISSRIQRLVSKRILTKEKGAEAIRNLRCTSTLEDFCSVDIVIEAIVESEEVKKNLFAKLDKIVKSSAILASNTSSISITRLGSATNRPSQVIGMHFMNPPPIMKLVEIIRGANTSNKTFNTTKVLAERFGKKIICSQDFSGFVVNRILMPMINEAFHALYTGVASKEDIDAGMKLGTNHPMGPLELADHIGLDVCLSIMKVLHSGLGDSKYVPCPLLVQYVDAGRLGKKKGIGVYKYSNSLENIKPSARL; the protein is encoded by the exons ATGGCGGATGTGCGGAGCGTTGGGGTGGTGGGAGGCGGCCAAATGGGCTCCGGAATAGCCCAACTGGCTGCCGTGAACGGCCTTGAAGTATGGCTTCACGATTCCGATGCCGGTGTTATCACCAGAGCCCACCAAACAATTTCTTCCAGGATCCAACGCCTCGTCTCCAAAAGGATACTCACTAAG GAAAAAGGTGCCGAAGCTATAAGAAATTTGAGGTGTACTTCGACTTTGGAGGATTTCTGTTCTGTGGATATTGTGATTGAGGCCATTGTGGAATCTGAGGAGGTTAAGAAGAATTTGTTCGCTAAATTGGATAAGATCGTTAAAAGTTCTGCCATCTTGGCTTCTAACACTAGCTCTATTTCTATTACCCGTCTAGGGTCTGCAACCAATCGCCCCAGCCAG GTGATAGGAATGCATTTTATGAATCCTCCACCTATTATGAAATTGGTTGAGATTATAAGAGGAGCCAACACATCAAATAAGACTTTTAATACCACAAAAGTCTTGGCGGAGAG GTTCGGTAAGAAAATTATTTGTTCACAAGATTTCTCTGGCTTCGTGGTTAATCGAATTTTAATGCCAATGATCAACGAAGCGTTTCATGCACTATATACTGGAGTGGCATCGAAAGAAGACATAGATGCAGGAATGAAGCTGGGAACAAACCATCCAATGGGACCTCTCGAACTCGCCGATCACATTGGACTTGATGTTTGCTTGTCAATAATGAAAGTCCTCCATTCCGGGCTTGGGGATAGTAAGTACGTCCCATGCCCTCTCCTTGTGCAGTATGTCGATGCTGGTCGCCTTGGGAAGAAAAAGGGCATTGGTGTGTATAAATACAGTAACTCGCTTGAGAACATAAAGCCATCAGCTCGACTTTGA
- the LOC142519502 gene encoding uncharacterized protein LOC142519502, whose product MENSRRNYAISPDDKFSFPGKQNISDQFEFGCVATPGSLNSPADHLFFNGRLLPHVFPIQTSNNHNYSYSRSTSRTSSTGSYKDSLMSSRSNSTNSRSSNCSSARTSTSTDHYSNPGWRKVSNMAKKERYYHVRPPVLNTHERQYGSSQKWQFIAGAPVLKHQGSRSRKADHVLERKGSRKSKRVDEDHGGVKPWFGKRVLKSLVSACKECHAIKTSQIEEILPRNLEV is encoded by the coding sequence ATGGAGAATAGCCGGAGAAATTATGCCATTTCACCAGATGACAAGTTCTCGTTTCCGGGCAAGCAAAACATTTCTGATCAGTTCGAATTTGGCTGTGTTGCGACGCCCGGTTCCCTAAATTCTCCAGCCGATCATCTGTTCTTTAATGGGAGACTTCTGCCTCATGTTTTTCCGATTCAAACTTCAAATAATCACAACTATTCGTATTCAAGATCCACGAGCCGGACAAGCAGCACCGGGAGTTATAAGGATTCCTTGATGTCGTCACGCAGCAACAGCACGAACAGCAGGAGCAGCAATTGCAGCAGCGCAAGAACCAGCACCAGTACTGATCACTACTCTAATCCAGGGTGGAGAAAAGTATCGAATATGGCGAAAAAAGAAAGGTATTATCATGTTAGGCCACCTGTTTTGAATACTCATGAGCGTCAATACGGATCTTCCCAGAAATGGCAATTCATTGCGGGGGCACCGGTGTTGAAGCACCAGGGATCAAGGTCAAGAAAAGCTGATCATGTTCTCGAACGAAAGGGATCCAGGAAATCGAAAAGGGTCGATGAGGATCATGGCGGGGTGAAGCCGTGGTTTGGCAAAAGGGTCTTGAAGTCGCTTGTTTCTGCATGTAAAGAATGCCATGCAATCAAGACATCTCAAATCGAAGAAATTTTGCCAAGAAATTTGGAGGTGTAG